The Elaeis guineensis isolate ETL-2024a chromosome 11, EG11, whole genome shotgun sequence genomic interval CCTATCACAGTCTCCATGACAACCAATATTTGACCTCTATCCAACATCTGCAGATGACTAGACAACTAAATTGGTCGATCTTCGACTTTAGTTGCAGATATACTTCAATCCTCACTGGTTTTATCTCACTGAATGCAGATGATTCTAGCTGCTTCTTTCCTTCGACATCTGTCTCTATCGGACCACACTAAATTCTTCACGAATGAAGTTGGTCCAATCCTATTAGCGTccctatttcaaaattcaaagacGCCCACGATGGTTCCGGAACAGATAAAGCAGGTATAACCATCTTATTTCGGAAATTTCGATCGAAAATTCCGTCATATCGCACCTAAATCGGTTATATAACTTGTCCAAAATAGTTCTTCAACCTTCGTCTACAAAAAAATCTCAAAGAGACTCCTAAAGCACGCGTGAATAATCTCTCTGCACTTTTTCTCActatttttctgatttttgacttaagcattggagggtttCCGCTAATTTCTGCCAGGACTTGTCTTGCAGGATTCTCTTCCGGGAGGATGCGTCACTGCTCCAACATTTTAGATTGAGTTTCAGATTTCAGCGGCAACATAaccttttttttctaaataaaagaATTTTAATGGTTTTTTATGTGATGCCATATGTTTCCACTTTTCAATACACTAAGAAGTAAATATAGTTTTTATAAAAGGGATTTTCCATATTGACTTATTTGTTTCCAGTACATGCTAGAGTCAAGCCCAATTGGCTTTCAAATTTTCATGCATCCTTGGCCACATATATTGCTATAGGCGTTGATATAAGAAGAACaataaggaggaggaggaggaggagaaagaaaaaatGCTTTTATTTTCTGTTACCAGCTATAAGAAGCCAGCTATATAATTGCAATGCTAGAATTTTTTCGTTTTTTTGacgtaagaatttttttttgatatataattgcGATACTAGAATTAAGATGTGACAAATGCACTTGCACTTTTGGTCGCCATAGTTTTTGCTTTTCTCTTGGCAATGAGAGGGAAAAGTAGTTGATAGATAGGACATTCAGGAATGCAATTCCTCTCCAACCATATATGGTTGCAGGAAATTCCTATTATTGAGATAATGCAACAGATTTCTGTGAGTTGCGCAACTTGTATCTGCATGTAATGCATTAGGATGGTTGGTTTTAAATGGAAAGAGAATCTAacttcattttctttcttttttcttttttaagacaCAGAATTCTCACCTTGCTTTCTATTTTCTACATCAAAATCTCTCACATGCACAAGCCATTAAATTTTTGTCTGGCATGGATTTTATAGGATCTGCTGTCATTTATTCAGCAGATGGTTAAGCATCCAGCTAGCTGAACATCTCATGATAATTTATAACAGTAGATATCTCAGGAGACACTATTCTCACAAAAAGAGTATCATAGGGCCGTGCAATCCAAGGCTGGAATGAAACCATATCAAGAATTGGTTTCAGATGAATAACACTACTGCCTTAACTTGGGGCTTCTTCGAAACCCTGTTACTTAAAGAACCATTTGGTTAGTTCCTACCTTTGCTTGGAACATAGTGAATGTGCTTCCCTTTGTGTCTGCTGTCATGGACCCTACTTCTTCCCCCGGATTCTTCTTTCCATTGCATCGGTAGGATAAGGAATCAAGGAAACATCAACTGCCCAATTGACGAGAGCATAATTTTTTACATAGATTTCCCATCTACAGACTTTGATTTGTATATCACCTCTTGTACTTAATTTGTCATGTCAAGCAGTTCTTTATCATCAGACCATCTATGAGAAAGGGTATGAGATTCTTGTAAAATGGGACCACTTGGCATGGTCTTTAATTCTCCACCACTCTTCAAAAAAATATCAGCGTGTGGTAGTGTCTCTCCCTCAGCTCCCTACGTCCTCTGCATCCATTGGTTGTCTGAATTAAATGCCCCATGGTACTGTCATTTTAGACTCGAAGAAGATGTTGCACAAAGCATTTGGCCATAACCATGAGATGGAAAATTGGATGGCAATCCGTGTTCAGCTATGTGAATGCCAATCTAAATGAAGGAAAAGGAGATGCCTCAAATTGTTCAACAAAGTGGTTTTGAGATGCCTCAAATTGTTCAACAGAGGAGTTTTATGCACCAATATGCTCTTTTGTACAACTTGACTCATCATTGCTCACCTAAGCGCAAGCAGAATATGGACCTTGGCATCTTGTGGCAGATCAAAAAGAGCTTTATATACTTGGTAATGTGGAAAGGTCTCACTATGAAGTTTTATTTTTGCCCCAAGTTAATTTCTGGCTTTCTGCCATTTAAACAAGACAGATTAAAAATTGTTATAGGCTTCACAACATTTCATTTTGCTGGCAAAGGCTAGAGTTGGCTCTTGTATTGCCAAATATAGACAATAAAGTCAGCTCAATATAATTTCTGCAGTTTCTGATCTGATGAGTCATGTAGGCTATATTGAGTATGAGAGAACCAAGCACAACTTTGTCATGGGTCAGAGAAACAAATCTATAATACAGTCAATTTTTTTTTGCCTTATACTCGGTCTACATTCTTGTTCAGGTCAAGCCTTAGAGTTCCGCTCACGACAGAGATGCATCAGAAGCATTTGGAGGCGCAGCACTGACATGGTTTGTTTGGGAGGATAATTGATATGGCCTAGCACCGCTTTGTTCCATCTTCCTTGAGCTTTACTATCTACCGTTGAATCGGAAATGCTAGGTGGCTTCTCAATGGTCTTGGAGATCACTAACTTGGATATTAAACTCAGAGGCCCACTGATTTTGGTCCAAACAAGGCCACTGGAAGTGTTGCAAAAAAATCTTGCTTCTGTCAAACCATCTTGGGTTCTTGATCCATCATATTGGAAACTCACACCAAATGCAATCTTCTCTTGGTGTTTCGAAAAGCACAGATTCTGGAGAAAGTAAAGGTTTTCGTTTGGTTTGCACTGTGAAACGAGCTCTATATAGGTGAAATTCTTGCAAGAAAAGGATGGCAAGTGAGCTCTCTGGCTGTGTACTTTGTGGAGCAAGGGTGGAGTACTCCATCAATCATCTTCTTGTATCATTTGGACTGCCATTAAATCTCAGCTCAAACTTATGGGGTGGCCTGCTAACTTACACAATCTTTGGACAGCTTGGAGGAAGTCAAAATTTGAACTCACAGTAAGACGTGCCGCGTATCAGCTTTTCGCAGCTTATATTTGGAAGGTGTGGCAAGAAAGAAACACCAGTATCTTTCTGAACAAGAACTGTTCCATCTTTGCAGTGTTACAAAAGGTTCTACAATTATGTAAATTCTGGGAGCATCTCTGCTCTTCGAGGTTTGCGATGGTCATGACAGACTATGGATCGACCTGGCACCTCAGACAAGATCTTCATCTTGATACTCTCCAGCAATGTTCACTGTTCGGCTTCAAAGAATCTTCAACTGCATATAAGGCCTTCATCTGCATACATCTTGCTTGCTGCATAAAAAAGCTGATTGAGAGCATCTGCACTTTTCCTTGGTGGTTTCCCTTGCTGTATACCATACCTGTACCTCTAAATTCATGCTCTGAATGGCCACTTATAGTGCTTGTAGATCATATCATCTCTGTACTTGTCTCCTTGGAGAAGAATCTTCAAACTCCTGTAATTTCTCCCTTTTAACTACTTTCGTCCAATAAAACAAGTCCCTTTTATTCAAAAAATACCAGTCCCTTGATGAGCTTAGCAAGCTAAACTTCTGCCAAATCTCAAAGTTCGGCAAAGATGATTGAGTTTTTCTTTAAAAGAGAATGTTCCAGAGAGATGGCTTTGCCCCTAGAGAAATGGATGGTCCCATGCAGAAGAAGGATGGTAAAATCCTATGAAAAAACAAAAATTGTTACGATGTTTTATTCCTCCTGTGACTTTGGGGCTtttgagtatttttttttatcaagtgCTAGTATTGATTTTGTTTTTGGGAAAAGGAAAGGGAAACTCTTTACTTGGAGTTACCTGACTCCAAATGCTTAGGTAATTCGGGTTAAAATATTGGGCTATTGTCCATTCATTTTGGATGGTCAAATATTATTTTAACATTCGTTTTGGCCTTTTTGAGACCTTTCTCTAGGTACTCTTCTTGTAATGAACTGGTGTGTACATTAATTATCTTCTTTCTTCACAAAAGAAAATTATAGTGAAATGTGCAAAGAAGTCATCTATTGTTTTTTCTGATACAAAGAGTTAGGGAAGACCTAACTCATGTAGCATTATATTAGCTTAGCTAAAAGTTTACAATACTTATTTATACATATGAAGTAATATGAGAAGAAGGGTACTGATTTCCCATCAGGCATCTGCTCACTGATAGGGATTAGGTTACCAAAATGTCACTACGGAATTACAAAATTTATACTTCATGAGAACCTATCTGTCTTTGAATCCAGCTTTGAAATGCCGACGTTAGAACTTGAGCAGTGCAGCTGCCAAGCTTCGGTCGCTTTTCCTATTTAGGATACAGCCAGTTTTATCCAGTTAACTTGTTTAGGGAGTTCCTGATTAGCTGAATTGGCATTAAATCCTTGCCTGTAATGTGTTCTGTCCAAGAGATGAAAAGCCTAGCTGCTTATTGGACCATAATAtgtgaaagatatgcatgatattCAAAGCATCTCCCATTTCGTTCTTTTCACAAACACTAAAGTCCAGTAGCTAGAAAATCATATCTAATCCATTCGCAAGGGGTTCTTCGGATTGCCGGTTGTTCCATTCACAAGAAGCCACCTAATGTTGCTTTCTGAAAAATTATTATGTATAGTTTATTGTTATTATCATTGCTATAGCAATGTGAAAGCTACATAATAGTTTCCTAGATGCATATCTAGCACTTCTGTAATCAGCTAATGCTGGATAAGGCTGACTCTGTACCATGTTTCCAAGTAGCCTGTGGCACTAAATTGCAAATAATTTGCTAACTGGTGGTTCCATAAAGAGCCTTACAAATTCCATTCCATCTGTAAGGTAccctttaatttttatatatatattttttctattttcccttttgttgttttgttgccTTACAGGAGCACAAGAATATATTCTGTGAGAGAAACATCCATGAATCTTTTCACAGGTAACACCACTGGAAAAATGCACTTGCACACTAACTAAATCTAAGTATTATCATATATACTAACATTAGCAAAACACATAAAGCACCAATTTTATTTAGAACTATATCTAAGTACTCCAAAGACATTCATTTATTCATAATTCCAAGTGCTTGTAATTTTCACATTATCATGCATGCATGAACGTTGTCATCATTAAAAACTGCAGCCATCTCATCATCAACTATCATAGAGTAAGCTGGGTCAGGAAAATATCCACACACACTGGAGTTGTATCCATGCCGGTAGTAATTATAAGTTGACGAGTATGTCGAGTCCTCAAGATATTGAATGGCAAATGGATAGTACTGAGAGTCATAAGGGTATGGCCAGAATTCAGCCTTCCTGCCGGTCCGCCGCACTGCCTTGAGGACCTTCCTCTGATCCACATATCCAGTGACCGTCACCTTTTGTTTATCCATGTCTATTTCCACAGTATCAACCCCTGCAAGAAAATTTTATCTGCTAACCTGGACTAAACTTAATGACAACTTCTAGTTGATGGAGATTTAGCTAATCTTACCATCCAACTTGGAGATTGCCTTCCGTATTCTCTTCTCGCATCCTTCACAGTCCATGTGGACATTAAGCTCCACAATCTCGACATGCACAGGAGGAGAAGACAGACTACATTAGAATACattaacaatgaaaaaaaaaaaaaaagagggacatGGGTTCCACAAGTGGTTAGAATGAGAAGAGTTTTAACTATGAGCTTAGATACGTATGTGTTGCTGAGATACTTACGGACATGGCATTGGACAATGAGGTCCGCTGCCGTTGGAAACGGAACATGGCGTGCTAGGAGTCATGAGAGCTAGAGTGCTTTATATAGATGAGGAAGGGGAGAGGGATCAATGTGTGTAAGAAAAGTGTGATGCAATGGAGGGCTTTTTGTCCCTTAAAATTGAAATCATCCATTACCTTTTCCCATAAGGAACATTGCTTTTCTAGTTGCAAAGGGTGGCAGACTTTACCCCTGGGGAACCTTTTACGTGAGAGCATGGAGGTAGAAGATCATACATATAACTTGATGCATTCTTAAAGCATTCAAGCATTGGAGTGATTGATTGTGGCATATTGTTCCTCCAACTCATCATGCTTTAagcgaaagaattttttttctttaggacATTAAAATTTACGTTTATAGAGGACATCTTAGAGGCATAGAGCTTGGTGGGGAATATTTGTGCCTGCAACTGAAAGAAAGCGTGGAATGGTAGCGTTAGTTTTACGCCAGGATGTCATATAAGTCTTCCTTTCGTTTGTTACTAGTGTGTTCTTCCTCACCTTTCCAGGTTGATGATATCCCTAGTAGACCAATGTCAGAATGAAAAGGACACTGTCAATTAGACAATAAAGATTTGGAAATAATGCACCGCAAATGGATGGGCAAATGGAAGTTTTGATTGCGATATCAGCTTGTAGTTGCAAAATCGATAACGTAGTGGTGGCATAAGAGGGCATAGCTTTTggtgggagagggagagggtagggggagagagagagagccagtaCCATTGGGTTAAAACTATAAGAATATCTATTGTGAAAATAAGAACGAATGGAGTAATCTAAGAAGCAAAGAAATATAACTAGAAGAATAATATTGAGGCAAGAAAGTCAGACATAGTCCTTGGAATAGCTTATATTTCCTTAATGGAATAGCTTATATTTCCTATGAGATAGATTTTCCAAaacaaattatcatatttttgtgTTCAATGATAAACCATGAACACGCACATGGTTTGAAGCATATTATAGATATGTTTAAGAGAAGGGGAGACAGAGCCATCTACATTTTAATTACCGATCGAGGCTCAAATACTTGGAGATGCACTAACGAACCTGAAACTTTCGATTATTAAGCAGGGAGAGATGATCATTAGGACAAGCCCCAATTCACATAAAGTAGGCGTTGTTTCTCTTTATCCATGGACCAGGGAGTTATATATATGACCCCCTTTCATTTGTTTCTCGCTTCTTCCTCTTGTTTTGAACCAGTTACTCCATAATTTGTAGAGAGACAAGTATTTGAATAGAAAACTATTACACATTGATTTATTGGATTTGTGTAGAATTTATGGTACAAGACTTTGTCATACAAGATAAGTTCATAGCAGATAGTGCTAGAATTAAGGAGTGATAATAGCACTACAAAACAAgataagtttataataaatattGCTAGAATCAAGCTGTGATAATAGCATTACAATACAAGGTAAGTCACAGCATAGTGCTAGAATTAAGGAAAGATAATTTTACATATTTGAATGGATTTGACTTGGTCTGACATTATCTCTTGGGATTGATTACTGCCTTATCAGCTTGATCTCATGGAGAAGATTGCTTTTATCCAACACACCTCTGAAAGATGGTGGATCTATCAGAGACACCAATCTTGGACCATAGAAGCTCAAAACGAATATGGGAGAGAGGTTTTGTGAGAGCATCAGCTAGCTAATCAAGTGTGGATATGTGAGTAATACGAAGAGAGCCATCGTTCACCTTTTGTCGAATAAAATGATAGTCAAGAGCAACATGCTTCATTTTAGAGTGAAAAACTGGATTGACATAGATGTATGTTGCTTCAAGATTATCAAAATAAATGATTAGTGAACGAGAAGAAGAAATACCAAGTTCCAACAATAAAGACTCAACCATGCAACCTCAGCGGCAGCATTGGCAATAGCTTGGTATTCAGCCTCGATTGAGGATCGACCAATAGATGTTTGCTTCCTAGAACTCTATGAGATTAGGTTGACATCAAGATAAACTAGATATATAACCAGAGATTGAAGTACGATCATCAGAATTTTCAACTCAATCTGAGTTAGCATAAGCTTAAAGGTTGAGAGATGAGTTGCATTAAGATATCCATCATGAAATAAAGTCCCTTTAAGTACTTAAGTAGATGTTTAAGAACTGTCATATGAACTGAGGTTGGTCACTGCATAAACTGAGACAACTTGTTGACAATAAAAGCAACATTAGGCCGTGTAAGAGATAAATATTGAAGAGAGCCAACTAGTTGTCTATACTCAATTGCATCAATAGATGAGAAGCCATCGAACAAAGAAAGAAACATTGAGGTAGCCAAGAGAGTGGAGACTGCTTTGGCACTAAGCATGTTGGATTGCTCTAATAAGTCTGGGATATATTTGTGTCGAGAAAGGAGACCATTAGTAGTTGATGTGACTTAGACACCAAGAAAATAATCAAGTTGACCCAAATCCTTGATAGAAAATCTCCTAGAAAGAGAGTCAATAAACTTAGACAGAAAGTGAGAGTCATTGCCAGTAAGTATCAAGTCATCAATAGGGGCATTGATAAGGGCCAGttcatccaaaatagatttgaGAATCTGTAAATACTCTAAGATAGATATAGAACCATGAGTTATTTTGGAGAATTTATCCTTCAAGTTCATGATTCGTGATCTAGATTTGTTAGCATAGAGACGAGCTTATGTATCCCAGACTTTTGTAAGGTAGAAGCTGAAGTAATCAAGGGAAGAATAGTTTTTGATATAGATGCAAAGATGGCGTTGAGGAGGAGTTGATCTTATCTTACCTAATGTGTATGTGCTGCATTGGATACAAGAGCATTATTCTGAGTAATAGTTAGCAATGGACATGATAGTGTCCCATCAACATACCCAAGTAGATTATAGCCCATCAATAATGAATGAATTGAGCTTTCCATGATGGAAAGTTTGAAGAACTTAGTTTGAGTGGCAGCTGTACTCCAAGGTTGATAGTGATAAGAGTCATTTAGGAGGTCATCGATATTACAGTGGTGGTGCTTTCATAGATTTCTTCAGCCATGATAAgtggaaaggaaaaagaaaaggttcTTGTGAagctatggctctgatactataaaGAGACAAGTATTTGAATAGAAAACTATCACACAATGATTTATTGGATTTGTATAGGATTTATAGTATAAGGCTTTGCTATACAAGGTAAGTTCATAGCAGATAGTGCTAGAATCAAGAAGTGATTATAGCACTACAATACAAGATAAAttcataataaatattattagaaTCATACTGTAATAATAGCACTACAATACAAGATAAGTCACGGCAAATAGTGCTAGAATCAAGGAATGATAGTTTTACATATTTGAATGGATTTGACTTGATTTGGTATTATCTCTTGGAATTGATTACAGTCTTATTAGCTTGATCTTGTAGAGAAGATTGCTTTTCTTTAATAATTTGGAAGTTGGAATTCATGGTGATTCTATCAGATAGCAAAAAGATGTTAAAGTTATGACAAAATGGTAAGATAGGCTTATGCATTGCAATATTGATGTAGAGGTGCAAAAATAATAATTAACAAAGGCTTTGCAAATTTTATCAACTATTTAGAGATTTTGTATCATAGCAAAAATTGATAATCATGTTTTAGCCTttagcttaaaaaataaaataaaggaatAAAAACAAGCATTGTGATAGGAGAATTGATGAAGGATGTGCTTTTTTTGTTAAAAtataattcaataaattttttctatcactaTAAGAAAAGTATAGTTTTAGAGATGATTTATCTGAGATGGTTAAAAAGCAGTCTcagaaatttattttcatcaacaATATTGAGATGATATAGAGATGACACGATCAATTGAGACGGCTTAGAGAtggtgattaaatttttttttattttaattgagtatTAGAGACGGCATAGAGATAGATTGGAGACGGTTGGACTTTCTAAGAGGGCATTGCGATgagagatttaaaaaataaataaactttcaGAAATGGCACGATGAtggctaattaaaaaattaattaatactcttCGATGATggcttttttaattaattaatatctcTTTTGCGATAGCTTTTTCCATCACTGTTTCTCTTTTATACTGATGGCCCGATGAtgactaaattaaaaattaattaatatctttcagAGATTTCTTAGCCATCTCTAATAGAAATCAGTAGCGATGGTTCGAGCCATCTCCAATACCCATCTCAAATAGCCCACCCAACTATATTATAAGCAACCCAGCAACACGTCGAATGCCGAATCTACTTCTTGAAGCTTCTGGAGGCTTTGAGGCATCTCCGATGGCTCGTTGTCAGCCATGCTATGAAGGATACGGGTCATTTGGGAGGCGGCAGACCAAGCGCTGGCGACCGTGGCGAGGGGGGGAATGCGGTGGAAATGCACGATCCTCTCTAGGGGCTCATCACCGGCCATGCCACGAAGGACATGAGTCATTCAGGAGGCGGCGAATCGGGCGTTGGCGATTGTGGCAAGTGGGCAAAGCAGTGGAGTGTGCGATCTTCTCTGGCAACTAATTGCCGGCCATGCCACGAAGGACATAGGTCATTCGGGGGGCGACGGACTGGGCATTGGCGACCGTGGCGAGGGGCGGACACAGTGGAGCCACACGATCCTCTTCAATGGCCACGCCGCAAAGGACATGGGTCGTTCACGAGGCAGTGGACTGGGTGCTGGGGGCCATGGCAAGGGGACAGATGCGGTGGAGCCACGTGATCCTCTCCGATGGCTGTCCGCTCTATCTAAAAGCCCGACGATCGAGATTATAGAAGAGGCTTTTAGATGGGGGGACACGGGTCATTTTTGACGAGAAAATATTCATTGCGATAGTGATACCATATCACTATTGTAACGAACCAATCAAAAGTCGGGAATGGGTGAAATACAAAAGGTATTTCATTCATTCTCATGGATAATATCCCGTGTTATCCCTTTATATTTCACCTATTCCCAATTTTTGATTGGTTCATTACAACAGTGACGTGGTATCACCAttgcaaagaatattttttcgttCTAATGCTTCTAGAAAAGGCTTCACGTGGTCACATCTCTTCatctatttataatttaaaaaattatataattaattaataatttaaaaataatttttatttaatattgttAATAATTAGttgatctataaaaaaataatttagttataATTAAtacaaatataatatgaatagtattatttaaattagttaAATAATTTTAAGATCAAAGATGGAATAGAGACGGCCTTAATAAAGATGGAACAGAGATGGCTTCGAGACGGCAACTATTGAAGACGGCGTGATGACGGTATCTATCTGTGACGACAGCCATTAGAGATGGCTTGACAATGAtgattaaaaaattcaaaaaataaccaTATTAGAAATGGCTATATTTAAAGACGGTGTGGCAATCGGATAGCCGTCTCTAAAAAACTATCTCGATAAGTCCGGCTCTGATTTCTTTAGTGATGCGACTTGTAGAGACGATTGTCAGAGATAGCTCTTTCCATCTCATATACTTTTCAGATATTAATTTTCTCTTTTTGGATATGAATTTTGCCATCTCTCTTGGCCCAATTTTTTGTAGTGTATGAACATTATACTTCTTGATATTTGTCTTACTTCGTTCAGGTCAAGCTATGGATGGTTTCTCTCCAAACAAACTTCATTCTACCTTGGCGCAACTTATTCATTGGTTGTTTAGTACCAAGATGTAACCATACTACAAGACACCCTGAAGTAGTTGTCCTAGAAACCTGAAG includes:
- the LOC140852502 gene encoding heavy metal-associated isoprenylated plant protein 45-like; this translates as MFRFQRQRTSLSNAMSIVELNVHMDCEGCEKRIRKAISKLDGVDTVEIDMDKQKVTVTGYVDQRKVLKAVRRTGRKAEFWPYPYDSQYYPFAIQYLEDSTYSSTYNYYRHGYNSSVCGYFPDPAYSMIVDDEMAAVFNDDNVHACMIM